One region of Manis pentadactyla isolate mManPen7 chromosome 9, mManPen7.hap1, whole genome shotgun sequence genomic DNA includes:
- the LOC118929757 gene encoding pancreatic progenitor cell differentiation and proliferation factor-like translates to MAAIPSSGSLVATHDYYRRRLGSTSSNSSCGSAEYPRKAIPHHPGLPKADPGHWWASFFFGKSTLSFMATVLESPEHSESPQSSSGLTTCDLVQEATRKQPGSQPGSQPSKAKTGVPS, encoded by the coding sequence ATGGCAGCCATCCCCTCCAGCGGCTCGCTCGTGGCCACCCACGACTATTACCGGCGCCGCCTGGGTTCCACTTCCAGTAACAGCTCCTGCGGAAGTGCCGAGTATCCTCGGAAGGCCATCCCCCACCACCCCGGTCTCCCCAAGGCTGACCCGGGTCACTGGTGGGCAAGCTTCTTTTTCGGGAAGTCCACTCTCTCATTCATGGCCACCGTGTTGGAGTCCCCAGAACACTCGGAGTCTCCCCAGTCCTCCAGTGGCCTGACCACCTGTGACCTGGTTCAGGAAGCCACGAGGAAGCAGCCTGGCAGCCAGCCTGGCAGCCAGCCTAGCAAAGCCAAAACGGGGGTCCCATCCTAA